In one Cronobacter dublinensis subsp. dublinensis LMG 23823 genomic region, the following are encoded:
- the queA gene encoding tRNA preQ1(34) S-adenosylmethionine ribosyltransferase-isomerase QueA, translating to MRLTDFSFELPESLIAHYPQAQRSACRLLSLDGPTGDLTHGTFTDLLDKLNPGDLLVFNNTRVIPARLFGRKASGGKIEVLVERMLDDHRVLAHIRASKAPKPGAELLLGDDESVNATMTARHDALFEVQFNDERPVLDILNSIGHMPLPPYIERPDEASDRELYQTVYSEKPGAVAAPTAGLHFDEPLLARLREKGVEMAFVTLHVGAGTFQPVRVESIEDHVMHSEYAEVPQDVVDAVLAAKARGNKVVAVGTTSVRSLESAAQAATDAPIAPFFGDTQIFIYPGYQYQVIDALVTNFHLPESTLIMLVSAFAGYQHTMNAYREAVKAEYRFFSYGDAMYITYNPQAIFERPGE from the coding sequence ATGCGTTTGACCGATTTCTCCTTTGAATTACCCGAATCCCTGATAGCTCACTATCCACAAGCTCAGCGCAGCGCCTGTCGCCTGCTGTCGCTCGACGGGCCGACGGGCGATCTCACGCACGGCACTTTCACCGATTTACTCGATAAGCTCAACCCCGGCGATCTGCTGGTCTTTAATAACACCCGCGTGATCCCGGCGCGCCTGTTTGGCCGTAAGGCGAGCGGCGGCAAGATTGAAGTGCTGGTGGAGCGTATGCTCGACGACCACCGCGTGCTGGCTCATATCCGCGCGTCCAAAGCGCCGAAGCCGGGCGCAGAGCTGCTGTTGGGCGATGATGAAAGCGTAAACGCGACCATGACCGCACGCCACGACGCGCTGTTTGAAGTGCAGTTTAACGACGAGCGTCCGGTGCTTGATATTCTCAACAGCATCGGCCATATGCCGCTGCCGCCCTATATCGAACGCCCGGACGAAGCGTCCGACCGCGAACTCTATCAGACCGTCTACAGCGAAAAACCGGGCGCGGTCGCGGCACCGACGGCGGGACTGCATTTTGACGAGCCGTTGCTGGCGCGCCTGCGCGAAAAAGGCGTTGAGATGGCGTTCGTGACGCTGCACGTCGGCGCGGGCACGTTCCAGCCGGTGCGCGTGGAGAGCATCGAAGATCATGTGATGCACTCCGAATACGCGGAAGTGCCGCAGGACGTGGTTGACGCGGTGCTGGCGGCGAAAGCGCGCGGTAATAAAGTAGTTGCCGTCGGCACCACATCGGTACGCTCGCTGGAAAGCGCGGCGCAGGCCGCGACAGACGCGCCGATCGCGCCGTTTTTCGGCGACACCCAGATCTTTATCTACCCGGGCTATCAGTATCAGGTGATCGACGCGCTGGTGACGAACTTCCACCTGCCGGAATCGACGCTCATCATGCTGGTGTCGGCGTTTGCGGGCTATCAGCACACCATGAACGCCTACCGCGAAGCGGTAAAAGCGGAGTATCGCTTTTTTAGTTACGGCGACGCGATGTATATCACGTACAATCCGCAGGCCATTTTCGAGCGTCCGGGCGAATAA
- a CDS encoding DUF2339 domain-containing protein, protein MDEIFVFAALIALFCVVVVPIMAIMALTRSARNETELQRLRERVATLEARLEGAPAASAPAPVVSSAWQAAPAPVTAAAEPVNEPEPTPAPQAADAPPVWSQAVRSAAKPKTRDTAPRRETPVQENGGESALGGVFSGLAHWFMQGNPLAKIGVILLFLGLSFLLRYSVERDMLPLELRVAGAGVAGLALLAFGWRLRHTSPLYALILQGGAVGALYITIFGAFRLWQMLPMPLAFGLMLVVCAASVALAVLQRALSLAMLASLGGYLAPLLLSTGGGSHIALFSFYLLLSVGIAAVSVWQHWRELNLLGLLFTFGVAGLWGINGYQPDEWLSCQIFLIANILLFGVVCVALSLRAQQQKKIVDGVLLFAPPLIGFGMQYAITRHWTYGPAFSALGFGLVYLLLARFALRRYPQHGRILAMGGLALGGAFVTLAIPLALSARWTALAWALEGLGLLWFGMQQAQRRMSYSGSALLALAAASAMYAWLDGIALLNAAFICAVLALCWLAGGWLWREPQRQVSRAHLGAGIAFWLMALIAASRWAFHDASTGVACTLALLALSALLWRVTARKAAWPDLGHAVWLLWPGMTLMLLCHLMIDGALVRAGWHSLVWCLALPCALWLLRRDASALPVRLQQGLHLSLFWMLLLAVAAETWWFTDSLPWGSEAWQTGIILAVSAAIVLLVKAALRRQWWPFAAWPALYSGPGLAPLAPALALLLLTGNLLNGVTADWPYLPLLNPLELGAGFALLAVLSWWRLLTRFWMPLLRQAQPWAPLAWLALLFWWGNGLVLRTLAWAGDIPWYADALWDSRLVQTTFALLWMLLALLVMVRATRKGARQGWFCGAGLLGVVIVKLMLVDSAHGGGLARAVAFIGVAVLVLIVGYFSPLPPKAAQPVNTRQGESE, encoded by the coding sequence ATGGATGAGATTTTTGTGTTTGCTGCTCTGATTGCGCTGTTCTGCGTGGTCGTGGTGCCCATCATGGCCATCATGGCGCTCACGCGCAGCGCACGTAACGAAACCGAACTGCAGCGCCTGCGCGAGCGGGTAGCGACGCTGGAAGCGCGGCTTGAGGGCGCCCCGGCGGCGAGCGCGCCTGCGCCTGTCGTATCGTCTGCGTGGCAGGCGGCGCCTGCGCCTGTCACCGCTGCGGCTGAGCCTGTAAATGAACCTGAACCGACACCTGCGCCGCAGGCGGCTGATGCGCCGCCGGTCTGGTCGCAGGCGGTGCGGTCTGCGGCGAAACCGAAGACGCGTGACACTGCGCCGCGCCGCGAGACGCCGGTTCAGGAAAACGGCGGCGAGTCAGCTCTGGGCGGCGTGTTTTCAGGCCTGGCCCATTGGTTTATGCAGGGCAATCCGCTCGCCAAAATCGGCGTGATCCTGCTCTTTTTAGGGCTCTCTTTCCTCCTGCGCTATAGCGTCGAGCGCGACATGCTGCCGCTGGAGCTGCGCGTCGCGGGCGCGGGCGTCGCAGGACTGGCGCTGCTGGCGTTCGGCTGGCGGCTGCGGCATACCTCTCCCCTCTACGCGCTGATCCTTCAGGGCGGCGCGGTTGGCGCGCTCTATATCACCATTTTCGGCGCGTTCCGGCTCTGGCAGATGCTGCCGATGCCGCTGGCTTTCGGTTTGATGCTGGTCGTATGCGCCGCGAGCGTGGCGCTGGCGGTGCTGCAACGCGCATTAAGTCTCGCGATGCTGGCGAGCCTCGGCGGTTATCTCGCGCCGCTGCTGCTCTCTACCGGCGGCGGCAGCCATATCGCGCTGTTCTCATTCTATCTGCTGCTTTCCGTGGGCATCGCCGCCGTGAGCGTCTGGCAGCACTGGCGCGAGCTGAATCTGCTCGGGCTCCTGTTTACCTTCGGCGTGGCGGGTCTCTGGGGGATCAATGGTTATCAGCCGGATGAGTGGCTGAGCTGCCAGATCTTTTTAATCGCCAATATTCTGCTCTTCGGCGTGGTCTGCGTGGCGCTGTCGCTACGCGCGCAGCAGCAGAAGAAAATCGTCGACGGCGTGCTGCTGTTTGCGCCGCCGCTGATCGGGTTCGGGATGCAGTACGCGATAACCCGCCACTGGACCTACGGCCCGGCGTTTTCCGCGCTCGGTTTCGGGTTGGTCTATCTGCTGCTCGCTCGTTTCGCGCTGCGCCGCTACCCGCAGCACGGGCGCATACTGGCGATGGGCGGACTGGCGCTCGGCGGCGCGTTTGTCACGCTCGCCATTCCGCTGGCGCTCTCGGCACGCTGGACGGCGCTCGCCTGGGCGCTGGAAGGGCTCGGACTGCTGTGGTTCGGCATGCAACAGGCCCAGCGCCGCATGAGCTACAGCGGCAGCGCGCTGCTGGCGCTGGCGGCGGCGAGCGCGATGTACGCCTGGCTCGACGGCATCGCGCTGCTGAACGCGGCGTTTATCTGCGCGGTGCTGGCGCTCTGCTGGCTCGCGGGCGGCTGGCTGTGGCGTGAGCCGCAGCGACAGGTGAGCCGCGCGCATCTTGGCGCGGGTATCGCGTTCTGGCTGATGGCGCTGATCGCGGCGTCGCGCTGGGCGTTCCATGATGCCTCTACGGGCGTCGCCTGTACGCTTGCGCTGCTCGCGCTCTCCGCGTTGCTGTGGCGCGTGACCGCGCGTAAAGCCGCGTGGCCGGATCTTGGTCATGCCGTCTGGCTGCTGTGGCCGGGCATGACGCTGATGCTGCTGTGCCATCTGATGATTGACGGCGCGCTGGTCCGGGCAGGCTGGCACAGCCTCGTCTGGTGTCTGGCGCTGCCGTGCGCGCTGTGGCTGCTGCGCCGGGATGCCAGCGCGCTGCCGGTTCGTCTTCAGCAGGGGCTGCATCTGTCGCTGTTCTGGATGCTGCTGCTGGCCGTTGCTGCCGAGACCTGGTGGTTTACCGACAGCCTGCCGTGGGGCAGCGAGGCGTGGCAGACGGGGATTATTCTGGCCGTCAGCGCAGCCATCGTGCTGCTGGTGAAGGCGGCATTACGGCGGCAGTGGTGGCCGTTCGCGGCGTGGCCTGCGCTTTACAGCGGGCCGGGGCTCGCGCCGCTCGCGCCTGCGCTTGCGCTGTTACTGCTCACCGGCAATCTGCTCAATGGCGTGACGGCCGACTGGCCGTATCTGCCGTTGCTCAACCCGCTGGAGCTTGGCGCGGGCTTTGCGCTGCTGGCGGTGCTGAGCTGGTGGCGGCTGCTGACGCGCTTCTGGATGCCGCTTCTGCGCCAGGCGCAGCCCTGGGCGCCGCTCGCCTGGCTGGCGCTGCTGTTCTGGTGGGGCAACGGGCTGGTGCTGCGCACGCTCGCCTGGGCAGGCGACATTCCCTGGTATGCTGATGCGCTGTGGGATTCGCGCCTGGTGCAGACCACCTTCGCGCTGCTCTGGATGCTGCTGGCGTTGCTGGTCATGGTGCGCGCCACGCGTAAAGGCGCGCGGCAGGGCTGGTTCTGCGGCGCGGGGCTGCTTGGCGTAGTGATTGTGAAGCTGATGCTGGTGGACAGCGCTCATGGCGGCGGCCTCGCGCGCGCCGTGGCGTTTATCGGCGTCGCGGTGCTGGTGCTGATTGTGGGTTATTTTTCTCCGCTGCCGCCGAAAGCGGCGCAGCCGGTCAACACCCGTCAGGGAGAGTCAGAATGA
- a CDS encoding DUF3999 family protein, producing the protein MKSYWIALVWAVAAACAAGDDASTRAESPQAYARGMELAVEGQSPWYQLVLPEAVYQQSAFPDLRDVRVFNAQGANLPFALETTTPPAPAPQSAPLTVYKLEAQPQQPTREDDPNAVLLTMPSGVQVRLENSPGETMSASWLIPLGEGHGEQVLTQLRLAWPQQAKGWQARVDILSSEALRDWQPEVTDAPLMDLTSGDRRLLQDKVDFSDGLRLSGAKYLLVVVKNASAPLSFTAATGQWQAPHPQPVRIPLPAQGVKTPDDAAVYRWSRPQPFDALTLRPAQENAVVPVEIDYRSADNMAWQPLARTVIYRLADRPVVRIALHGELISSLRVRAVNQRFGEALPEVTGERDEKTLVFNAQGSGPFLLAWGNGAAQPQALALQTLVPGQRSLETLPYAQAARSVALGGDARLVAKDAVAQRSTSYTWLIWAVLVAGAAGLLLLAWRLWREIRGEKAA; encoded by the coding sequence ATGAAATCATACTGGATAGCCCTCGTCTGGGCGGTGGCCGCCGCTTGCGCGGCAGGTGATGACGCGTCAACCCGGGCGGAGAGCCCGCAGGCTTACGCGCGCGGCATGGAGCTCGCCGTCGAAGGGCAGTCGCCCTGGTATCAACTGGTATTGCCGGAGGCGGTCTATCAGCAGAGCGCCTTCCCGGATCTGCGTGATGTCCGCGTATTCAACGCGCAGGGCGCGAACTTGCCTTTCGCGCTGGAAACCACGACGCCGCCCGCGCCTGCGCCGCAAAGCGCGCCGCTGACGGTATATAAGCTCGAGGCGCAGCCGCAACAACCCACCCGCGAGGATGACCCGAACGCGGTGCTGCTGACCATGCCGTCGGGCGTGCAGGTTCGTCTGGAAAACTCGCCCGGCGAGACGATGAGCGCGAGCTGGCTTATTCCGCTTGGCGAAGGGCATGGCGAGCAGGTGCTGACGCAGCTGCGCCTCGCCTGGCCGCAGCAGGCGAAGGGCTGGCAGGCGCGGGTCGATATCCTCAGCAGCGAGGCGCTGCGCGACTGGCAGCCGGAAGTGACCGACGCGCCGCTGATGGATTTAACCTCGGGCGATCGTCGTCTGTTGCAGGACAAGGTGGATTTCAGTGACGGGCTGAGGCTCTCCGGCGCGAAATACCTGCTGGTGGTGGTGAAAAACGCCAGCGCGCCGCTCAGTTTTACCGCAGCGACCGGACAGTGGCAGGCGCCGCATCCGCAGCCGGTGCGCATACCGCTGCCCGCGCAGGGCGTGAAAACGCCCGACGACGCGGCGGTCTACCGCTGGTCGCGCCCGCAGCCGTTTGATGCGCTGACGCTGCGCCCGGCGCAGGAGAACGCCGTCGTGCCGGTAGAAATCGACTACCGCAGCGCGGACAACATGGCCTGGCAGCCGCTCGCCCGCACCGTGATTTACCGCCTGGCGGATCGCCCGGTGGTGAGGATCGCCCTGCACGGCGAGCTGATTTCCTCCCTGCGCGTGCGCGCTGTCAATCAGCGCTTCGGGGAGGCGCTGCCGGAAGTGACCGGCGAGCGTGATGAAAAAACGCTGGTGTTTAACGCTCAGGGGAGCGGTCCGTTCCTGCTCGCCTGGGGCAATGGCGCCGCACAGCCGCAGGCGCTCGCGCTGCAAACGCTGGTGCCGGGGCAGCGCAGCCTTGAGACGCTGCCTTACGCGCAGGCGGCCAGATCCGTGGCGCTGGGCGGCGATGCGCGGCTGGTCGCGAAAGACGCCGTCGCGCAGCGCAGCACGAGCTACACGTGGCTTATCTGGGCTGTACTGGTGGCGGGCGCCGCCGGGCTGCTGCTGCTCGCCTGGCGGCTGTGGCGGGAGATCCGCGGCGAAAAAGCGGCGTAA
- the yajC gene encoding preprotein translocase subunit YajC: MSFFISDAVAAGGAPAQGSPMSLILMLVVFGLIFYFMILRPQQKRTKEHKNLMSSIAKGDEVLTNGGLVGRVTKVAENGYIAIALNDTTEVVIKRDFVAAVLPKGTMKAL, encoded by the coding sequence ATGAGCTTTTTTATTTCTGATGCGGTAGCCGCTGGCGGTGCGCCGGCTCAGGGCAGCCCGATGTCACTGATCCTGATGCTGGTGGTATTTGGTCTGATCTTCTATTTCATGATCCTGCGTCCGCAGCAGAAGCGCACCAAAGAACATAAAAACCTTATGAGCTCTATCGCGAAAGGCGATGAAGTGCTCACAAACGGTGGTCTGGTCGGCCGCGTGACCAAAGTAGCGGAAAACGGCTACATTGCTATCGCCCTGAACGACACCACTGAAGTGGTTATCAAGCGTGACTTCGTCGCAGCCGTCCTGCCGAAAGGCACCATGAAGGCGCTGTAA
- the acpH gene encoding ACP phosphodiesterase encodes MNFLAHLHLAHLAQSSLPGNLMADFVRGKPDALYPADVVAGIYMHRRVDVLTDNLPEVREARDWFRPETRRVAPVTLDVMWDHFLSRHWAQISPALPLGQFVGYAHALILPTLPDAPERFVNLNEVLWRERWMERYREMDFIARVLNGMASRRPKLAALRDSWDDLDTHYAALERQFWRFYPRMMEMARQQTL; translated from the coding sequence ATGAATTTTCTCGCCCATTTGCACCTCGCGCATCTTGCGCAAAGTTCGCTGCCCGGCAACCTGATGGCGGACTTTGTGCGCGGCAAACCGGACGCGCTTTACCCGGCGGATGTCGTGGCGGGAATTTACATGCACCGGCGCGTGGATGTACTCACCGATAACCTGCCGGAAGTCCGTGAAGCGCGCGACTGGTTCCGCCCGGAAACCCGCCGCGTAGCCCCGGTCACGCTGGACGTGATGTGGGATCACTTTCTCTCGCGACACTGGGCGCAGATCTCGCCCGCTCTCCCGCTCGGCCAGTTTGTCGGCTATGCGCACGCGTTGATCCTGCCAACGCTCCCCGACGCGCCCGAGCGTTTCGTCAACCTCAACGAGGTGCTCTGGCGCGAACGCTGGATGGAGCGCTACCGCGAAATGGACTTTATCGCCCGCGTGCTCAACGGCATGGCGAGCCGCCGCCCGAAGCTGGCGGCCCTGCGCGACTCCTGGGACGATCTCGATACCCATTACGCCGCGCTGGAGCGCCAGTTCTGGCGCTTCTACCCGCGTATGATGGAGATGGCGCGCCAGCAGACCCTCTGA
- the tgt gene encoding tRNA guanosine(34) transglycosylase Tgt: protein MKFELDTTDGRARRGRLVFDRGVVETPAFMPVGTYGTVKGMTPEEVEATGAQIILGNTFHLWLRPGQEIMKLHGDLHDFMQWKGPILTDSGGFQVFSLGDIRKITEQGVHFRNPINGDPIFLDPEKSMEIQFDLGSDIVMIFDECTPYPADWDYAKRSMEMSLRWAKRSRDRFDSLGNKNALFGIIQGSVYEDLRDISVKGLVEIGFDGYAVGGLAVGEPKEDMHRILEHVCPQIPADKPRYLMGVGKPEDLVEGVRRGIDMFDCVMPTRNARNGHLFVTEGVVKIRNAKYKSDTGPLDPECDCYTCRNYSRAYLHHLDRCNEILGARLNTIHNLRHYQRLMAGLRKAIEEGKLEHFVADFYQRQGRPVPPLNVD from the coding sequence GTGAAATTCGAACTTGATACGACCGATGGCCGCGCACGCCGCGGCCGCCTGGTATTTGATCGCGGCGTGGTGGAAACCCCGGCGTTTATGCCTGTGGGCACTTACGGCACCGTTAAAGGCATGACGCCGGAAGAAGTGGAAGCCACCGGCGCGCAGATTATCCTCGGCAACACCTTTCACCTCTGGCTGCGTCCTGGCCAGGAGATCATGAAACTGCACGGCGACCTGCACGATTTTATGCAGTGGAAAGGCCCGATCCTGACCGACTCCGGCGGCTTCCAGGTCTTCAGTCTGGGCGATATCCGTAAAATCACCGAGCAGGGCGTGCATTTCCGCAACCCGATCAACGGCGATCCGATTTTCCTCGACCCGGAAAAATCGATGGAGATCCAGTTCGATCTCGGCTCTGACATCGTGATGATCTTCGACGAATGCACGCCGTACCCGGCTGACTGGGACTACGCGAAGCGCTCGATGGAGATGTCGCTGCGCTGGGCGAAACGCAGCCGCGACCGCTTTGACAGCCTCGGTAATAAAAACGCGCTGTTCGGTATTATTCAGGGTAGCGTTTACGAAGATTTACGCGATATCTCAGTTAAAGGTCTGGTAGAGATAGGCTTTGATGGCTACGCTGTCGGCGGCCTGGCTGTCGGCGAGCCGAAGGAAGATATGCACCGCATTCTGGAACATGTCTGCCCGCAGATCCCGGCAGATAAACCGCGCTACCTGATGGGCGTGGGCAAACCGGAAGACCTGGTCGAAGGCGTACGTCGCGGCATTGATATGTTCGACTGCGTAATGCCGACGCGTAACGCTCGCAATGGCCATCTTTTCGTCACCGAAGGCGTGGTGAAAATCCGCAACGCGAAGTACAAAAGCGATACGGGGCCGCTGGATCCTGAGTGTGATTGCTATACCTGTCGCAATTATTCACGCGCCTACTTGCATCATCTCGACCGTTGCAACGAAATACTGGGCGCGCGTCTTAATACCATTCATAACCTTCGCCACTACCAGCGCTTAATGGCTGGTTTACGCAAGGCTATTGAAGAGGGTAAATTAGAGCACTTCGTCGCGGATTTCTACCAACGTCAGGGGCGGCCGGTGCCACCGTTGAACGTTGATTAA